One genomic window of Bacillus mycoides includes the following:
- a CDS encoding phosphatase PAP2 family protein — protein MKVSGLYKIECYIFKGINRYFDQKTLNIFFSNITHIGGATFSIALTLFFLIFATGNLHQAAIATAISLTISHIPVQILKRWYPRKRPYLTIQDAKYPVQPLKDHSFPSGHTTAVFSVLIPFICYNPNLLAFLLPLALCVGISRIYLGLHYPSDVFVGMCLGTCSGIISFYQFIPLM, from the coding sequence ATGAAGGTCAGTGGACTATATAAAATAGAATGTTACATTTTCAAAGGAATTAATCGCTACTTTGATCAAAAAACATTAAACATCTTTTTCAGCAATATTACCCATATCGGTGGTGCTACCTTCTCCATTGCACTTACCCTATTCTTTTTAATTTTCGCAACAGGGAATTTGCATCAAGCTGCAATTGCAACTGCTATTTCTTTAACAATTAGCCATATCCCGGTGCAAATACTAAAAAGATGGTATCCACGAAAACGCCCTTATTTAACAATTCAAGATGCGAAATATCCAGTACAGCCTTTAAAAGATCATTCTTTTCCATCCGGACATACAACGGCTGTTTTCTCTGTCCTCATTCCATTTATTTGCTATAATCCAAACTTGCTTGCTTTTCTATTACCTTTAGCGCTATGCGTCGGTATTTCCCGTATTTATTTAGGGCTTCATTATCCGTCAGATGTATTTGTAGGCATGTGCCTTGGCACTTGCTCTGGCATCATCTCTTTTTATCAATTCATTCCACTCATGTAA
- a CDS encoding glycosyltransferase family 4 protein, which translates to MRVAIFTDTFTPQVNGVAKTLERLTKYFQKENIAYSVFAPQHTAEDNFVTNVNKMRSIPLTILYPECRFAFPTPRIKRELLAFKPDIIHIATPFNMGLCGLYYAKKLNIPVVGSYHTDFDAYLRYYKIEFLSNMLWNYLSWFHGHMQKNFVPSPETLHQLNKKGFQQLYIWGRGVDCTLFHPTYNKDLFRKKYNITAEYILSYVGRLAPEKDIDTLQTLIQTTNKERDDIHWLIAGDGPLAKSLHENVQKTNVTFTGYLQGVDLAEAYASSDLMVFPSPTETFGNVVLESLACGTPVIGANSGGVKNIIKDEKTGILCEPKNADSFLSSIYELLNNEEMRKQMSLDAHSYATTQSWDEISSDLLMHYDDVIQSRKAEMLA; encoded by the coding sequence ATGAGAGTCGCCATATTTACCGATACATTTACACCACAAGTCAACGGTGTGGCGAAAACTTTGGAACGTTTAACTAAATATTTTCAAAAAGAAAATATCGCCTATTCTGTTTTCGCCCCTCAGCATACGGCAGAAGATAATTTCGTTACGAATGTGAATAAAATGAGAAGCATCCCGTTAACAATATTATATCCAGAATGTCGCTTTGCCTTTCCTACTCCGCGCATTAAACGGGAACTTCTTGCCTTTAAACCTGATATCATTCACATTGCTACGCCTTTCAATATGGGACTTTGTGGATTATATTATGCCAAAAAGTTAAATATCCCGGTCGTCGGTTCTTATCATACTGATTTTGACGCCTATTTACGCTATTACAAAATCGAATTTCTCTCCAATATGCTATGGAACTATTTAAGTTGGTTTCATGGTCATATGCAAAAAAACTTTGTTCCTTCTCCTGAAACATTACATCAATTAAATAAGAAAGGATTTCAACAGCTCTATATTTGGGGACGTGGTGTAGATTGTACTCTCTTTCATCCAACTTACAATAAAGACCTATTCCGAAAAAAATATAATATTACAGCGGAATATATTCTTTCCTACGTCGGACGTCTTGCTCCTGAAAAAGATATCGACACTCTTCAAACACTTATTCAAACGACGAACAAAGAACGTGACGATATTCATTGGCTCATCGCTGGAGATGGTCCTCTCGCGAAGAGCCTGCATGAAAATGTTCAAAAAACAAATGTAACCTTTACTGGATATTTACAAGGCGTGGATTTAGCTGAAGCCTACGCTTCCTCCGATCTAATGGTATTTCCCTCTCCTACTGAAACATTTGGGAACGTCGTACTGGAGTCACTCGCATGTGGTACACCTGTTATTGGTGCGAATAGTGGCGGGGTTAAAAATATTATTAAAGATGAAAAAACTGGAATTCTATGTGAACCAAAAAATGCGGACTCATTTTTGTCATCCATTTATGAATTATTAAATAATGAAGAAATGCGTAAACAAATGAGCCTAGATGCTCACTCCTACGCTACTACACAAAGCTGGGATGAAATTTCCAGTGATTTACTCATGCATTATGATGATGTGATTCAAAGTCGAAAAGCGGAAATGCTAGCTTAA
- a CDS encoding TasA family protein, giving the protein MNLKKKLGMGVASAVLGLSLIGGGTFAYFSDKEVSENTFAAGTLDLSIDPQVIIDVDKIKPGDQIERDFHLINSGTLKIKDVHLLTDYTVTDAKGDNGNADFGDHVKVEFLWNIDKNTVPVWETTLSELKQATADGNLPDLVEKGVVNWEGNGLAPGKDDTFYVRFIFEDNGEDQNVFQGDTLKLNWTFNANQTKGKEK; this is encoded by the coding sequence ATGAATCTTAAGAAAAAACTTGGTATGGGTGTTGCATCCGCAGTTCTTGGTTTATCTTTAATCGGAGGCGGAACGTTTGCATACTTCAGTGATAAAGAAGTATCAGAAAACACGTTTGCGGCTGGTACGTTAGATTTGAGCATTGATCCACAAGTTATCATCGATGTTGACAAAATCAAACCAGGTGATCAAATAGAACGCGATTTCCACTTAATCAACAGCGGTACTTTGAAAATTAAGGACGTTCATCTTCTTACTGATTACACTGTAACAGATGCAAAAGGTGATAATGGAAATGCTGATTTCGGTGATCATGTCAAAGTGGAGTTTTTATGGAACATAGACAAGAACACAGTTCCTGTATGGGAAACTACTTTGTCTGAATTGAAACAAGCTACTGCTGATGGCAACTTGCCTGATCTTGTAGAAAAAGGTGTCGTAAACTGGGAAGGAAACGGACTTGCTCCAGGCAAGGATGACACTTTCTATGTGAGATTCATATTTGAAGATAATGGAGAAGATCAAAACGTATTCCAAGGAGATACATTGAAATTGAACTGGACGTTTAATGCGAATCAAACAAAAGGTAAAGAAAAATAA
- a CDS encoding S8 family serine peptidase — translation MKRGKFGRVLTGTLVTGMLLSQGIPYNVLAESAVELKPVDNAEQVLMNLSPEQRKALEQLDVSPNFTISPDIDSNSPELVNVIVEFNQAPAKIEVMKQAAKGKKITTTTAQAKVDEEHKVFKQHVESLKSKKDAGTYDTKKVKVTREYKNAINGVAMTLPGVAVQELIQSGVVKRVFKDYEVKVEPPVETKETIDPKMADSIPQIGVDKLHAENITGKEIKVGVLDTGVDYNHPDLKGAYKGGYDFVDNDADPMETTYEDWIKAGKPTSPGYVYYTNHGTHVAGTIAAQKKNNADYAVKGVAPDVDLYAYRVLGPWGGGNTAGILAGIDKAITDGMDVINMSLGAQTNDPLYATSVATNNAMLSGVVTVVAAGNAGPNEKTLGSPGTAALGISVGASDAAMSIPTFSASVSNEKFENMQLLGKDFPDKLEDFGGQSLPIVFAGLGKPADFTGKDLNGKIALIQRGEITFDEKIKNAKSAGAKAVIVYNNADGQISAYLGEGVGLMPSFRLSKADGERLKALGEVSFKFETLSNTKTEGDHLADFSSRGPVNGNYDIKPDVVAPGVSVFSTAPEYINDPQDGINYGNAYVRLSGTSMASPHVAGTAALILQEHPEYTPFDVKAALMNTSDDLNGKNSVYEVGAGRIDAYQAVHTDTSIKVLDKTKNIENGNIVEIDEQTGSIMFGRHFKQDDKPIEASKKVNVQNNGKEEKSFKVEVEYHDERTGIQDAVKNGVQVEVPASITVASGQSQELEPKVTIPASAKTGRYEGYIHVTNANNPAETYQIPFAVMVTEKGFEYIKTTKPSVTNTTPFWQYLEPVVHGVMKLNSPMKTIDVLVKDSKTGKAVGFIGTANTSKLQTDVETFLIGAFSGTVYPFTNDPSKPIDDLPVKLPAGDYILEMIAHDEEGKSYVADNPLIVDNTAPEVNMDKKPGVIEINDSMFTEEDGQKAVWLHGTAKDSTVDVLKSKGLNYDHSSNTMGYSANSAFIDGIFPIQANGDVKFGIEKSDIATNPLRLTLTTFDMATAMEKQNYVFVKEGTEYTISSYDKKDAKIGDTVTMTLSLNNVKQLVSGEFQVEFMKDLFKFENVKLNNAVNKYVKEKGLEVSLQEPVVKEGTFNNTVKVGASMTGNAFSGMDGDMPFLDVTFKLVSDAYFDNVIGFNVQQASYMKAGQTAATAIPYFRTETFNIIPTHSRVQGSISPEGFLIEVDGQSSYLRKEDYTKIGAQVYVLSPSGKKYKGTIDNKGFYTIHGIPASTEAYTFILDIPGHLKVMRKFIPGYSVNGEMRGQHIRLGAKSLAGDVNGDRLIDIRDMQSVVDVYGKKDASIVPQDINQDGVVDETDVRFIEKNFLQKEVGVPEVVKPKETIGKKGLADFLRQIGLEPKK, via the coding sequence ATGAAGAGAGGGAAATTTGGGAGGGTTCTTACAGGAACTTTAGTTACTGGTATGCTATTGTCACAAGGTATTCCGTATAACGTATTGGCAGAAAGTGCGGTTGAATTGAAGCCAGTTGATAATGCGGAACAGGTACTAATGAATCTGTCTCCAGAACAAAGAAAAGCGTTGGAACAGCTAGATGTAAGTCCTAATTTTACGATTTCACCTGATATTGATTCTAATAGTCCTGAATTAGTTAACGTTATCGTGGAATTCAATCAAGCTCCAGCAAAAATTGAAGTGATGAAACAAGCGGCGAAAGGGAAGAAAATAACTACTACTACTGCGCAAGCAAAAGTGGATGAAGAGCATAAAGTGTTCAAACAACATGTCGAATCCTTAAAATCGAAGAAGGATGCCGGCACTTACGATACGAAAAAAGTGAAGGTTACACGCGAATATAAGAATGCGATCAACGGCGTAGCGATGACTTTACCTGGTGTGGCTGTGCAGGAGTTGATCCAATCTGGAGTAGTAAAACGTGTCTTTAAAGATTACGAGGTAAAAGTGGAACCTCCGGTAGAAACAAAAGAAACAATCGATCCGAAAATGGCGGACAGTATTCCGCAAATTGGCGTGGACAAGCTTCATGCAGAAAACATTACAGGTAAAGAGATTAAAGTCGGCGTTCTTGATACAGGTGTTGACTATAATCATCCTGACTTAAAAGGTGCCTATAAAGGCGGATATGATTTTGTAGATAACGATGCAGATCCGATGGAAACGACATACGAGGACTGGATAAAAGCTGGTAAGCCAACATCTCCTGGCTATGTGTATTATACAAACCATGGTACACATGTAGCAGGAACGATTGCAGCTCAAAAGAAAAACAATGCGGATTATGCTGTGAAAGGTGTAGCACCTGATGTAGATTTATATGCTTATAGAGTATTAGGTCCTTGGGGCGGAGGTAATACAGCAGGAATTCTTGCTGGAATAGATAAAGCGATTACAGATGGTATGGACGTTATCAATATGTCACTTGGTGCGCAGACTAACGATCCGTTATATGCTACTTCTGTCGCGACAAATAACGCTATGCTTTCAGGTGTGGTAACAGTTGTTGCCGCAGGTAACGCCGGGCCAAACGAAAAAACGCTTGGTTCCCCGGGAACGGCAGCTCTTGGTATTTCAGTAGGGGCAAGTGATGCTGCCATGTCTATTCCTACATTCAGCGCAAGTGTATCTAACGAAAAATTTGAAAATATGCAGCTATTAGGTAAAGATTTTCCTGATAAGTTAGAAGATTTTGGGGGACAATCGTTACCAATTGTATTTGCGGGACTTGGTAAACCAGCTGATTTTACGGGGAAAGATCTTAACGGAAAAATTGCGTTAATTCAGCGCGGAGAAATTACGTTTGATGAAAAAATTAAAAATGCAAAAAGTGCTGGAGCAAAAGCGGTTATCGTATATAACAATGCTGACGGACAAATATCTGCCTACTTAGGTGAGGGGGTAGGCCTTATGCCATCTTTCCGTCTGTCAAAAGCAGATGGCGAACGGTTAAAGGCGCTAGGTGAAGTATCTTTCAAATTCGAGACGCTGAGCAATACAAAAACGGAAGGGGATCACTTAGCTGATTTCAGCTCCCGTGGGCCGGTAAATGGGAATTATGACATTAAGCCAGATGTAGTCGCTCCTGGTGTGTCGGTTTTCTCTACTGCACCGGAATACATCAATGATCCGCAGGACGGTATAAATTACGGCAATGCATATGTACGCTTGTCTGGTACTTCTATGGCGTCTCCTCACGTAGCGGGTACAGCTGCATTGATCCTGCAGGAGCATCCAGAATATACTCCTTTCGATGTAAAAGCGGCTCTTATGAATACATCCGATGATTTGAATGGCAAGAATTCTGTATACGAAGTGGGTGCGGGGCGTATTGACGCGTATCAAGCTGTTCATACGGACACATCTATCAAAGTATTGGACAAAACAAAAAATATTGAGAACGGGAATATTGTTGAAATTGACGAACAAACAGGCTCTATTATGTTTGGCAGACATTTTAAGCAAGATGATAAACCAATTGAGGCAAGCAAAAAAGTAAATGTCCAAAACAACGGCAAAGAAGAAAAATCCTTTAAAGTAGAAGTGGAGTATCACGATGAACGTACAGGTATTCAAGATGCAGTGAAGAATGGTGTACAAGTTGAGGTACCGGCATCCATTACAGTAGCAAGCGGACAATCACAGGAGCTGGAGCCTAAAGTTACGATTCCTGCTAGCGCCAAGACAGGCAGATACGAAGGGTATATCCATGTGACTAATGCGAACAATCCGGCCGAAACGTATCAAATTCCATTCGCTGTCATGGTGACGGAAAAAGGATTTGAATATATAAAAACGACTAAACCATCCGTAACAAATACGACACCTTTCTGGCAATATTTAGAACCTGTAGTTCACGGAGTAATGAAGTTGAATAGCCCGATGAAAACAATCGATGTACTTGTTAAGGACAGTAAAACAGGAAAAGCTGTAGGTTTTATAGGAACAGCGAATACTAGTAAATTACAGACAGACGTAGAAACTTTTCTTATAGGAGCATTCAGCGGTACTGTCTATCCATTTACAAATGATCCTTCCAAGCCGATTGACGATCTTCCTGTGAAGCTTCCAGCAGGCGATTATATACTGGAAATGATTGCGCACGATGAAGAAGGGAAATCGTATGTTGCAGACAATCCGCTTATTGTGGACAATACAGCACCGGAAGTAAATATGGATAAAAAACCGGGTGTAATAGAGATCAATGACTCTATGTTTACGGAAGAGGATGGACAAAAAGCGGTATGGTTGCATGGAACAGCTAAAGATTCGACGGTAGATGTATTAAAATCAAAAGGCTTAAACTATGATCACTCATCCAACACAATGGGTTACTCTGCAAATTCTGCATTCATAGATGGAATATTCCCGATCCAAGCGAACGGAGATGTGAAATTTGGAATTGAGAAAAGTGATATTGCAACAAATCCTTTACGTTTGACTTTGACTACGTTTGATATGGCAACGGCAATGGAGAAACAAAATTATGTTTTCGTAAAAGAAGGTACGGAATATACGATTTCTAGTTACGATAAGAAAGATGCAAAGATTGGCGATACAGTTACGATGACACTCAGTCTCAATAATGTGAAGCAGCTTGTATCCGGGGAATTCCAAGTCGAATTCATGAAAGATCTGTTCAAATTTGAGAATGTGAAACTGAATAATGCGGTAAATAAATACGTAAAGGAAAAGGGCTTGGAGGTATCGTTGCAAGAACCTGTCGTGAAGGAAGGGACTTTCAATAATACGGTGAAAGTCGGCGCATCTATGACAGGGAATGCATTCAGCGGTATGGATGGAGATATGCCTTTTCTTGATGTAACGTTTAAATTAGTAAGTGATGCATATTTCGATAATGTTATCGGATTTAATGTACAACAGGCGTCTTATATGAAAGCGGGACAAACAGCAGCTACTGCCATTCCTTATTTCAGAACAGAAACCTTTAATATCATTCCAACGCATTCGAGAGTACAGGGTTCCATCTCCCCAGAAGGATTTTTGATTGAGGTGGATGGGCAAAGTTCGTATTTGAGAAAAGAGGATTATACAAAAATCGGTGCCCAAGTATATGTGCTGTCCCCAAGCGGTAAAAAATATAAGGGAACAATTGATAATAAAGGATTCTACACCATTCATGGTATCCCAGCTTCTACCGAAGCATACACATTTATTTTGGATATTCCGGGACATCTCAAAGTGATGAGGAAATTCATTCCAGGGTATTCTGTAAACGGTGAGATGCGTGGGCAACATATTAGATTAGGGGCTAAAAGTCTTGCAGGGGACGTGAATGGTGATAGATTGATTGATATTCGCGATATGCAAAGTGTAGTAGATGTATACGGTAAGAAGGATGCATCCATCGTGCCGCAAGACATCAACCAAGATGGTGTAGTGGACGAAACAGATGTCCGCTTCATTGAGAAAAACTTCTTGCAAAAAGAAGTCGGTGTTCCAGAAGTAGTTAAGCCAAAAGAAACAATTGGTAAAAAAGGACTGGCAGATTTCTTACGTCAGATCGGTCTAGAACCGAAGAAATAA
- a CDS encoding response regulator, with product MIRILVVDDHTVLRDGIRSILELESDMRVVGEAVSGDEVVKKVEDCRPDCILMDINLPGKNGIEATSLVKDQYPNCRVLVLTMYEHDEYLMAALRAGADGYLLKDSSSEQVVAAIRMVLQGDSVIHPRMTKKLITYHQQTKSESNENELTEREKEILFELVKGFSNKEIAEALYISDKTVKIHINKIFRKLNVKSRSQAVIYAVRNQLVPFS from the coding sequence ATGATTCGAATATTAGTAGTGGATGATCATACTGTTTTGCGTGATGGAATTCGAAGTATATTGGAACTCGAATCTGATATGCGAGTAGTTGGAGAAGCTGTTTCCGGGGATGAGGTAGTAAAGAAAGTGGAAGATTGTAGGCCTGATTGTATTTTAATGGATATTAATTTACCGGGGAAAAATGGTATTGAGGCTACATCACTCGTGAAAGATCAGTATCCGAACTGCCGTGTTCTCGTATTGACTATGTATGAACATGATGAATACTTGATGGCTGCTCTTCGGGCAGGTGCAGACGGTTATTTACTGAAGGATTCATCATCCGAGCAGGTAGTGGCGGCAATCCGAATGGTATTACAAGGAGATTCTGTGATTCATCCGCGTATGACTAAAAAGTTGATTACATATCATCAGCAAACGAAATCAGAATCAAATGAAAATGAACTAACAGAGCGCGAAAAAGAAATACTGTTTGAATTGGTCAAAGGTTTTAGCAATAAGGAAATTGCTGAAGCTCTATATATCAGTGACAAGACAGTTAAAATCCATATAAATAAGATTTTCAGAAAACTAAATGTGAAAAGCCGTTCACAAGCAGTCATATATGCCGTGCGAAATCAGCTTGTTCCATTTTCTTAA
- a CDS encoding GAF domain-containing sensor histidine kinase: MKKIDFTSMREQVASFYIYSISFLGLIAVIISLFLSEMPSHLILLLLLIMFMGITEYFPIRIWRGGITLSLTLIYTMNWQFGMHITVVSCVGVMLCIQLFRRLSMQRTVFNCAQLALSIVLAEWFSSGCFSFFISGMNLSVLYEKFISLFLFSAFLCLFNSLFYDLLIILLPQPYPLEEWRKKNILVLLSLSFCLFYSSLIHILDYRYRGVMDEIMVLFFFFPLVAICIISSFVRQIRVEKERLYKLFSITTELSHGLSAGNLQQMKQSLKGFLGIQAYVLWAKDEENWTLLLKDGKVRRDISNYSDLHKKFEEISETVVVTDWKTGMAPGDEVFENTMRSLVYLPLKVNHELVGMFVAGKSRSASFITEDVQTLATFANQLGSLLKTRTLVSEQEKRTILEERNRIAREIHDGIAQALAGVIFQMESAQKKYADRPKDMQQVVDTSIKKLRKSLSEVRYSIYALKPYPTQRLGLKQAIINKVQSLKQEYGLAITYHERGRSRKLSFTKERVIFDTLQESLQNIIKHAKADKVDILLSYQREHVLLKVKDNGIGFSLFESMIKAKHEPHYGILHMNEQAEQLGAVLQIDSSAGKGTEITLLIPDSEMGEEYHDSNISSG; this comes from the coding sequence TTGAAAAAGATAGATTTTACTTCTATGAGAGAGCAAGTAGCTAGTTTTTATATTTATTCTATCTCTTTTCTTGGTTTAATTGCTGTTATTATTTCCTTATTTTTAAGTGAAATGCCTTCCCATCTTATACTGCTTTTGTTGTTAATTATGTTTATGGGAATTACTGAGTATTTTCCTATCCGCATTTGGAGAGGGGGAATCACACTCAGCCTTACACTTATTTATACAATGAATTGGCAGTTTGGGATGCATATAACTGTTGTTTCGTGTGTGGGTGTGATGTTATGTATCCAATTGTTTCGCCGCTTATCTATGCAAAGGACGGTATTTAATTGTGCGCAACTTGCTCTTAGTATCGTATTAGCAGAATGGTTTTCCAGTGGATGTTTCTCTTTTTTTATTTCTGGAATGAATCTTTCAGTTTTATATGAAAAATTTATAAGCTTGTTTTTATTCAGCGCATTTCTTTGCCTTTTTAACAGTTTATTTTACGATCTTTTAATCATACTTCTTCCTCAGCCCTATCCGCTAGAAGAGTGGCGTAAAAAGAATATATTAGTACTCTTGAGTTTGAGTTTTTGTTTATTTTATTCTTCACTTATACATATTTTAGATTACCGATATCGCGGAGTGATGGATGAAATCATGGTTCTATTCTTCTTTTTCCCGCTTGTGGCAATTTGTATCATTAGCTCTTTCGTTAGACAAATACGGGTGGAAAAAGAACGATTATATAAGCTTTTTTCCATTACGACGGAATTAAGTCATGGATTATCTGCCGGAAACTTACAGCAGATGAAACAATCACTGAAAGGATTTCTAGGAATACAGGCATATGTTTTATGGGCAAAAGATGAAGAGAACTGGACACTTTTATTAAAGGATGGAAAAGTACGTCGTGATATTTCTAATTATTCTGACCTGCATAAGAAGTTTGAAGAGATATCAGAAACTGTTGTTGTTACTGATTGGAAAACAGGTATGGCTCCGGGAGATGAAGTGTTTGAAAATACTATGCGCTCGCTTGTATATTTACCTCTTAAGGTAAATCATGAATTAGTTGGAATGTTTGTGGCAGGGAAAAGCAGGAGTGCGAGTTTTATTACTGAAGATGTACAGACTTTAGCTACGTTTGCCAATCAATTAGGTAGCTTGCTTAAAACACGGACACTCGTCTCTGAACAGGAAAAAAGAACGATTTTAGAAGAAAGAAATCGAATTGCTCGTGAAATCCACGATGGAATCGCACAAGCATTGGCTGGAGTGATATTTCAGATGGAGTCAGCTCAGAAAAAATATGCAGATCGACCAAAGGACATGCAGCAAGTGGTAGATACAAGCATAAAAAAATTACGGAAGAGTTTAAGTGAAGTTCGTTATTCTATTTATGCTTTAAAGCCATATCCAACACAAAGATTAGGACTAAAACAAGCAATTATAAATAAAGTTCAATCCTTAAAACAAGAATATGGTCTAGCCATTACATATCATGAAAGAGGCCGTTCTCGAAAACTTAGTTTTACGAAAGAACGAGTTATTTTCGATACTTTACAGGAGAGCTTGCAGAACATTATAAAGCATGCAAAGGCAGATAAAGTTGACATTTTATTAAGCTATCAACGGGAACATGTACTTTTAAAGGTAAAGGATAACGGAATTGGCTTTTCTCTTTTTGAATCTATGATTAAAGCAAAGCATGAGCCGCATTATGGTATATTACATATGAATGAACAGGCTGAACAGCTAGGGGCTGTCCTTCAGATTGATAGTTCAGCAGGAAAAGGTACAGAAATCACATTGTTAATTCCAGATTCAGAAATGGGGGAGGAGTATCATGATTCGAATATTAGTAGTGGATGA
- a CDS encoding molybdenum cofactor guanylyltransferase, with product MSKWAGIVLAGGMSSRFGEPKALASWGGSTFVEHILKVMTSTLQEVVVISHSDIKERVEQLVQVPVIEDIPHYKGNGPLAGIVSGMEYIEADWYAIMPCDAPNVSQEWFTILLEQTSDECDAVVPIINGRKQPLLAAYHNRVKEKIYTLLQEEKRSMGQLLSQCNVKYVAGEDVQANAEWFINVNTKEEYVQVQKNLSNE from the coding sequence ATGAGTAAGTGGGCTGGAATTGTATTAGCAGGAGGTATGTCGAGTAGATTCGGTGAGCCCAAAGCATTAGCGAGCTGGGGTGGGAGTACTTTTGTTGAGCATATTTTGAAAGTGATGACAAGTACGCTTCAAGAAGTTGTAGTCATTAGTCATTCTGATATAAAAGAGCGAGTGGAGCAATTAGTACAAGTTCCCGTTATAGAAGATATTCCACATTATAAAGGAAACGGCCCGCTTGCTGGAATTGTATCAGGAATGGAATATATCGAAGCAGATTGGTACGCTATTATGCCTTGCGATGCACCAAATGTTTCGCAAGAGTGGTTTACTATTTTATTAGAACAAACGAGTGATGAGTGTGATGCGGTTGTGCCTATTATTAATGGAAGAAAACAACCGTTACTTGCGGCGTATCATAACCGTGTGAAAGAGAAGATTTACACTTTACTTCAGGAAGAGAAAAGAAGCATGGGGCAGCTTTTATCACAATGTAATGTGAAATATGTTGCCGGAGAAGATGTACAAGCAAATGCAGAATGGTTTATAAATGTGAATACGAAAGAAGAATATGTACAGGTTCAAAAAAACCTTTCAAATGAATGA
- a CDS encoding MogA/MoaB family molybdenum cofactor biosynthesis protein, with protein sequence MSVTEHKKQAPKEVRCKIVTISDTRTEETDKSGQLLHTLLIEAGHKVTSYEIVKDDKESIQQAVLAGYHREDVDVVLTNGGTGITKRDVTIEAVSVLLDKEIVGFGELFRMISYLEDIGSSAMLSRAIGGTIGRKVVFSMPGSSGAVRLAMNKLILPELGHITFELHRQ encoded by the coding sequence ATGAGTGTAACTGAACATAAAAAACAAGCGCCAAAAGAAGTGCGTTGTAAGATCGTGACGATTTCCGATACACGTACGGAAGAGACGGATAAGAGTGGTCAATTGTTACATACATTATTAATAGAAGCAGGACATAAAGTGACCTCTTATGAAATTGTGAAAGATGATAAAGAAAGTATTCAGCAGGCTGTGTTAGCTGGTTATCATAGGGAAGATGTTGATGTCGTACTAACCAATGGCGGAACTGGTATTACGAAACGTGATGTAACGATTGAGGCAGTGTCAGTGTTATTAGATAAAGAAATTGTTGGATTTGGTGAGTTGTTCCGTATGATAAGTTACTTAGAAGATATCGGAAGTAGTGCGATGTTAAGTAGAGCAATCGGCGGTACAATCGGGCGTAAAGTTGTCTTTTCAATGCCAGGGTCTAGCGGAGCGGTTCGTCTTGCGATGAATAAGTTAATTTTACCGGAATTAGGTCATATTACATTTGAGCTGCATCGCCAATGA